In Carassius gibelio isolate Cgi1373 ecotype wild population from Czech Republic chromosome B13, carGib1.2-hapl.c, whole genome shotgun sequence, one genomic interval encodes:
- the LOC127970521 gene encoding macoilin-2-like isoform X2 translates to MKRRNADCSKLRRPLKRNRITEGIYGSTFLYLKFLVVWALVLLADFVLEFRFEYLWPFWLFIRSVYDSFRYQGLAFSVFFVCVAFTSDIICLLFIPVQWLFFAASTYVWVQYVWHTERGVCLPTVSLWILFVYIEAAIRFKDLKHFHVDLCRPFAAHCIGYPVVTLGFGFKSYVSYKMRLRKQKEVQKENEFYMELLQQALPPEQQLIQRQEREAEEAAAAASKGIQDIDSPVVAQNGSAGVKKPSSNTLPELEYREKERGKNESKKQSNQNHHNSNSTSSSSILPSVDSKAQEMEYMENHVNSKRLSSSDLLGSTENLLKEEHSSSSSNSNKNYKNASGGGGGGSSSPRGHGTANGSVPSSSGPLSSTSSSGKGDRKQKCGGGKNSASNRDPVENCIPNNQLSKPEALVRLEQDVKKLKADLQASRQTEQDLRSQLGSLGSSERSIRSELGQLRQENELLQNKLHNAVQAKQKDKQTVGQLEKRLKAEQEARAAAEKLLAEEKKRKKLEEATAARAVALAAATRGECTESLRRRISELETECKKLTLDIKVKEDQIRELELKVQELHKYKENEKDTEVLMSALSAMQDKTQHLENSLSAETRIKLDLFSALGDAKRQLEIAQGQILQKDQEIKDLKQKIAEVMAVMPSMVYSADTGSMTPVTPHYSSKFMDTSPSGLDPNASVYQPLKK, encoded by the exons ATGAAGCGGCGCAATGCGGACTGCAGCAAGCTTCGACGGCCCTTAAAACGGAACCGAATCACCGAGGGGATCTACGGCAG TACGTTCCTGTACCTGAAGTTTCTGGTGGTCTGGGCTCTGGTGCTGCTGGCAGACTTTGTGCTGGAGTTTCGTTTTGAGTACCTCTGGCCTTTCTGGCTCTTCATTCGCAGTGTTTACGACTCCTTCAGATACCAGGGactg GCTTTctcagtgttttttgtgtgtgtggcattCACATCAGATATTATATGTCTGCTGTTCATCCCAGTGCAGTGGCTGTTCTTTGCCGCCAGCACGTATGTGTGGGTGCAGTACGTCTGGCACACAG AACGAGGGGTCTGCCTCCCCACTGTGTCACTATGGATACTTTTTGTTTATATTGAGGCAGCTATCAGATTTAAAGATTTGAAACACTTCCACGTGGACCTGTGTCGTCCCTTTGCAGCGCACTG TATTGGATACCCGGTGGTGACGCTGGGCTTTGGTTTTAAGAGTTATGTAAGTTATAAGATGCGTTTGCGGAAACAGAAGGAAGTACAGAAAGAGAACGAATTTTACATGGAGCTGCTGCAGCAGGCGCTACCTCCAGAACAACAGCTCATACAGAGACAAGAGAGAGAAGCTGAGGAGG cagcagcagcagcatctaaAGGCATTCAAGATATAGACTCTCCAGTTGTGGCACAGAACGGCTCGGCAGGCGTTAAAAAGCCCTCATCCAACACATTACCAGAGCTGGAATACAGAGAGAAAGAACGAGGCAAGAACGAGTCCAAAAAGCAAAGCAACCAGAACCATCACAACAGCAAcagcaccagcagcagcagcatcttaCCGTCAGTGGACAGTAAAGCTCAGGAGATGGAATACATGGAGAACCACGTGAACAGTAAGAGACTGAGCAGCTCAGACCTGCTGGGCAGCACTGAGAACCTGCTGAAAGAGGAACACTCTTCATCTTCCTCCAACTccaacaaaaattacaaaaatgccagcggaggaggagggggagggaGCTCCTCGCCGCGGGGGCACGGAACGGCCAATGGCAGCGTGCCGTCTTCCTCTGGGCCTTTGTCGTCCACCTCTTCCTCTGGTAAGGGGGACAGGAAACAGAAGTGTGGAGGAGGGAAGAACTCGGCGTCAAACAGAGACCCTGTGGAAAACTGCATTCCCAACAATCAGCTGAGCAAACCCGAAGCCCTCGTCAG GCTGGAGCAGGATGTTAAGAAGCTGAAGGCAGACCTGCAGGCTAGCAGACAGACCGAACAGGATCTGCGCAGTCAGCTGGGCTCACTAGGCAGCTCTGAACGCAGCATACGCTCTGAGCTCGGACAGCTGCGGCAGGAGAACGAACTACTGCAAAACAA ACTTCATAATGCCGTTCAAGCGAAGCAGAAGGACAAGCAGACAGTGGGGCAGCTGGAAAAGCGTCTGAAGGCAGAACAGGAGGCTCGTGCAGCGGCAGAAAAACTGTTAGCAGAGGAAAAGAAACGCAAGAAGCTGGAGGAGGCCACAGCAGCTCGTGCAGTTGCTCTCGCTGCAGCAACCAG AGGTGAATGCACAGAGTCTCTGAGGAGGAGGATTTCTGAGCTGGAGACGGAGTGTAAGAAACTCACACTTGACATAAAGGTGAAAGAAGATCAAATCAGAGAGCTGGAACTCAAAGTTCAA GAACTGCATAAATATAAGGAAAATGAGAAGGACACAGAGGTTCTGATGTCAGCGCTGTCAGCGATGCAGGATAAAACCCAGCACCTGGAAAACAGCCTCAGCGCTGAGACCCGAATCAAGCTGGACCTCTTCTCTGCCCTCGGAGATGCTAAGAGACAGCTGGAGATCGCACAAG gtcaaatTTTGCAGAAAGACCAGGAGATTAAAGACCTGAAGCAGAAGATAGCAGAGGTCATGGCTGTCATGCCCAGCATGGTGTATTCCGCAGATACGGGCAGCATGACCCCAGTCACGCCCCATTACTCCTCCAAGTTCATGGACACCAGTCCGTCAGGACTGGACCCCAACGCATCTGTTTACCAGCCCCTGAAAAAATGA
- the LOC127970521 gene encoding macoilin-2-like isoform X1 — protein MKRRNADCSKLRRPLKRNRITEGIYGSTFLYLKFLVVWALVLLADFVLEFRFEYLWPFWLFIRSVYDSFRYQGLAFSVFFVCVAFTSDIICLLFIPVQWLFFAASTYVWVQYVWHTERGVCLPTVSLWILFVYIEAAIRFKDLKHFHVDLCRPFAAHCIGYPVVTLGFGFKSYVSYKMRLRKQKEVQKENEFYMELLQQALPPEQQLIQRQEREAEEAAAAAASKGIQDIDSPVVAQNGSAGVKKPSSNTLPELEYREKERGKNESKKQSNQNHHNSNSTSSSSILPSVDSKAQEMEYMENHVNSKRLSSSDLLGSTENLLKEEHSSSSSNSNKNYKNASGGGGGGSSSPRGHGTANGSVPSSSGPLSSTSSSGKGDRKQKCGGGKNSASNRDPVENCIPNNQLSKPEALVRLEQDVKKLKADLQASRQTEQDLRSQLGSLGSSERSIRSELGQLRQENELLQNKLHNAVQAKQKDKQTVGQLEKRLKAEQEARAAAEKLLAEEKKRKKLEEATAARAVALAAATRGECTESLRRRISELETECKKLTLDIKVKEDQIRELELKVQELHKYKENEKDTEVLMSALSAMQDKTQHLENSLSAETRIKLDLFSALGDAKRQLEIAQGQILQKDQEIKDLKQKIAEVMAVMPSMVYSADTGSMTPVTPHYSSKFMDTSPSGLDPNASVYQPLKK, from the exons ATGAAGCGGCGCAATGCGGACTGCAGCAAGCTTCGACGGCCCTTAAAACGGAACCGAATCACCGAGGGGATCTACGGCAG TACGTTCCTGTACCTGAAGTTTCTGGTGGTCTGGGCTCTGGTGCTGCTGGCAGACTTTGTGCTGGAGTTTCGTTTTGAGTACCTCTGGCCTTTCTGGCTCTTCATTCGCAGTGTTTACGACTCCTTCAGATACCAGGGactg GCTTTctcagtgttttttgtgtgtgtggcattCACATCAGATATTATATGTCTGCTGTTCATCCCAGTGCAGTGGCTGTTCTTTGCCGCCAGCACGTATGTGTGGGTGCAGTACGTCTGGCACACAG AACGAGGGGTCTGCCTCCCCACTGTGTCACTATGGATACTTTTTGTTTATATTGAGGCAGCTATCAGATTTAAAGATTTGAAACACTTCCACGTGGACCTGTGTCGTCCCTTTGCAGCGCACTG TATTGGATACCCGGTGGTGACGCTGGGCTTTGGTTTTAAGAGTTATGTAAGTTATAAGATGCGTTTGCGGAAACAGAAGGAAGTACAGAAAGAGAACGAATTTTACATGGAGCTGCTGCAGCAGGCGCTACCTCCAGAACAACAGCTCATACAGAGACAAGAGAGAGAAGCTGAGGAGG cagcagcagcagcagcatctaaAGGCATTCAAGATATAGACTCTCCAGTTGTGGCACAGAACGGCTCGGCAGGCGTTAAAAAGCCCTCATCCAACACATTACCAGAGCTGGAATACAGAGAGAAAGAACGAGGCAAGAACGAGTCCAAAAAGCAAAGCAACCAGAACCATCACAACAGCAAcagcaccagcagcagcagcatcttaCCGTCAGTGGACAGTAAAGCTCAGGAGATGGAATACATGGAGAACCACGTGAACAGTAAGAGACTGAGCAGCTCAGACCTGCTGGGCAGCACTGAGAACCTGCTGAAAGAGGAACACTCTTCATCTTCCTCCAACTccaacaaaaattacaaaaatgccagcggaggaggagggggagggaGCTCCTCGCCGCGGGGGCACGGAACGGCCAATGGCAGCGTGCCGTCTTCCTCTGGGCCTTTGTCGTCCACCTCTTCCTCTGGTAAGGGGGACAGGAAACAGAAGTGTGGAGGAGGGAAGAACTCGGCGTCAAACAGAGACCCTGTGGAAAACTGCATTCCCAACAATCAGCTGAGCAAACCCGAAGCCCTCGTCAG GCTGGAGCAGGATGTTAAGAAGCTGAAGGCAGACCTGCAGGCTAGCAGACAGACCGAACAGGATCTGCGCAGTCAGCTGGGCTCACTAGGCAGCTCTGAACGCAGCATACGCTCTGAGCTCGGACAGCTGCGGCAGGAGAACGAACTACTGCAAAACAA ACTTCATAATGCCGTTCAAGCGAAGCAGAAGGACAAGCAGACAGTGGGGCAGCTGGAAAAGCGTCTGAAGGCAGAACAGGAGGCTCGTGCAGCGGCAGAAAAACTGTTAGCAGAGGAAAAGAAACGCAAGAAGCTGGAGGAGGCCACAGCAGCTCGTGCAGTTGCTCTCGCTGCAGCAACCAG AGGTGAATGCACAGAGTCTCTGAGGAGGAGGATTTCTGAGCTGGAGACGGAGTGTAAGAAACTCACACTTGACATAAAGGTGAAAGAAGATCAAATCAGAGAGCTGGAACTCAAAGTTCAA GAACTGCATAAATATAAGGAAAATGAGAAGGACACAGAGGTTCTGATGTCAGCGCTGTCAGCGATGCAGGATAAAACCCAGCACCTGGAAAACAGCCTCAGCGCTGAGACCCGAATCAAGCTGGACCTCTTCTCTGCCCTCGGAGATGCTAAGAGACAGCTGGAGATCGCACAAG gtcaaatTTTGCAGAAAGACCAGGAGATTAAAGACCTGAAGCAGAAGATAGCAGAGGTCATGGCTGTCATGCCCAGCATGGTGTATTCCGCAGATACGGGCAGCATGACCCCAGTCACGCCCCATTACTCCTCCAAGTTCATGGACACCAGTCCGTCAGGACTGGACCCCAACGCATCTGTTTACCAGCCCCTGAAAAAATGA